The sequence below is a genomic window from Nostoc flagelliforme CCNUN1.
GAAATGCAACCCCTCACAGAAGCGCAGATGCAGCATTTTGTCCGCGCCTATTCAGAGGTGGGTGATGAAATGCTGCGACAGTTGGCTGGACGCTTGCGAGAATTGGCAGAAACGCCGCTGTTATTGTGGATGCTGTGTGATGTTTTTAAAGAGACAAATAGCATACCGTCTAATCTGGGGGAAACATTTCGGCAATTCACCAAATTATATGACGGGGATATTAAACGTAATGCTCCTGTCAATAAAGAGTCGCGCGACCGATGGTTGTTGCTTTTGAGACACTTGGCATTTAAGATGATGTGCGGGTGCGGGAAAACGCTAATTGAGTTTCGGCTGAATATTCCCAAACAGGAGGCTGAGGAAATTTTAACTGAGTTTTTAGCAGCTAATAAATTTGATAAGCCCCGTGAATGTGCTTTTTCTTGGCTCAACGATTTACTTAATCATCACCTGATTCAAGTTGATAGTAATGACCAGATTGAATTTCGCCACCAGCTGATTCAGGAATACTACGCCGCAGAATTTCTACTACCACAACTTGATAATGTTAGTGATGAGAAACTGAAACGGGATTATTTGAATTACCTGAAGTGGACAGAACCCGTGGCATTGATGTTGGGGTTGGTGGGTGATAAAAGGCAGGCTTTACGAGTGGTGAAGTTAGCCTTAGATGTGGATTTGCAGTTAGGGGCAAGGTTGGCAGGAGAAGTCAAGCGGGAGTATCAGAAAGAAACAGTTGATTTAATTTTAGAGTTAGACATTCATAAATTACTTAAAGTTGAGTTTTTGGGTATCACTCATTCTGAATATGCTATTACTTTTTTAAGTAATTCGTTGCAGGATAAATATTCCTCTGTTCGTTGGAGAGCCACAGAGGGGTTAGGAAAAATCGGCAACCAAGCAGCGGTATCTGCCTTAATTAATGCTTTGCAGGATGAATATTCCTCTGTTTGTTGGAGTGCCGCACAGGCGTTAGGAAAAATCGGCAATGCAGCGGTATCTGCCTTAATTAATGCTTTGCAGCATGAAGATTCCGCTGTTGGTGGGAGTGCCGCACAGGCGTTAGGAAAAATCGGCAATGAAGCAGCGGTATCTGCCCTAATTAATGCTTTGCAGCATGAAGATTCCGCTGTTCGTGGGAGTGCCGCAGATGCCTTAGGAGAAATCGGCAATGAAGCAGCGGTATCTGCCTTAATTAATGCTTTGCAGGATGAATATTCCTCTGTTCGTGGGAGTGCCGCAGATGCCTTAGGAGAAATCGGCAATGAAGCAGCGGTATCTGCCTTAATTAATGCTTTGCAGGATGAATATTCCTCTGTTCGTGGGAGTGCCGCAGATGCCTTAGGAGAAATCGGCAATGAAGCAGCGGTATCTGCCTTAATTAATGCTTTACAGGATGAAGATTCCGATGTTCGTGGGAGTGCCGCAGATGCCTTAGGAGAAATCGGCAATGAAGCAGCGGTATCTGCCTTAATTAATGCTTTGCAGGATGAATATTCCTCTGTTTGTTGGAGTGCCGCAGAGGCGTTAGGAAAAATCGGCAATGAAGCAGCGGTATCTGCCTTAATTAATGCTTTGCAGCATGAAGATTCCAATGTTCGTTGCAGTGCCGCAGATACCTTAGGACAAATCGGCAATGAAGTAGTGGTATCTGCCTTAATTAATCTTTTGCAGCATGAAGATTCCAATGTTCGTAGGAGAGCCGCAGAGGCGTTAGGAAAAATCGGCAATGAAGCAGCGGTATCTGCCTTAATTAATGCTTTGCAGCATGAAGATTCCTCTGTTCGTGGGAGAGCCGCAGAGGCGTTAGGAAAAATCGGCAATGAAACAGCGGTATCTGCCTTAATTAATGCTTTGCAGGATGAAGATTACTTTGCTCGTAGGAGAGCCGCAGATACCTTAGGAGAAATCGGCAATGAAGCAGCGGTATCTGCCTTAATTAATGCTTTGCAGTATGAAAATTACTTTGCTCGTAGGAGAGCCGCAGAGGCGTTAGGAAAAATCGGCAATGAAGCAGCGGTATCTGCCTTAATTAATGCTTTGCAGTATAAAGATTTCCTTGCTCGTTGGAGTGCCGCAGATGCCTTAGGAAAAATTGCTGGCTCTGAAGTTTTGCATCATATCTGGGAGTTACAATTAAAAACACCATCATGGGAGAAAAGCGGTGCAATTTCTAAAATTCAAGAAAGGTGCAAATTTTATAACCATGAAATTCGTTATTCTGTCTTGAATGAGGAAACAAACAACGCTGATCCTTTAACTAGTGTTCTCAGCAAACTTGATAAAACACTCATAACTATTATGTCAGAAACTCCTAGAAATGATTTCACAGGCGCTACCTTTGGCCCCATCGTAGGCAGTGTTACAGGAAATATCCAAGGCGATAACATTGGCACTCAAAACAATTACCCGTCTACAAAAGATATTGCTAATTTAGAAACTGTGCTTGAGCAGTTGCTTGAGAAAATGGAGCAGGATAAACCGACTGTAACCGATGCTCAACCTATTGTTGCTCAAGCTGTTGAGAGTCATCCAGTACTTAAAAATAGGCAAGCGATTGAGCAGGTTATCAAAAATAATCCAACGCTCAAAGTACGTTTGCAAAGAACAGTGACAGCAGTAGGTATTGAGACTGTAAAGGTTTTATTTGCTCCTGCTGGTATTGCGATTGAAGCGATTAAAGCTTGGAATGAACCTAGCTAGTACCGCAAGGCGGAAGTCAAAAGTCAAAAGTCAAAAGTCAAAAGTATTATGGAATAAGCTCTTTAGGGCTTTTCAATGGTCTGCTTATTTACGCCGTGCTGTACTAGATTGCAAGTTAGATGTGGAACAGCTTAAGGATGTGCATGGAAATAAAGTAACTAATATCCACGGTAGTGGGTTTCGACTGCGCTCAACCCACTTGTTGAGCGTCGAGGACTGAGCGAAGTCGTAAAGCCTGCGGCATAGTTACGCTTCGGGCGCAGCCTCTCGCAGAGAAGCCCGATCTTTTGGTACACTATTTGACCACAAGTCCCTTATTCCTATTTTTTCAACTGCTGCACAAACGCATCATGTTCCGGTGAATTCAACCCCGCCTGCACCACCTCCAACACTCGCACCATCTGATTGTTTAACAGCGCTTCCACCGCTAACCACAAACCCGGAAACACCTGAGAGCGAATAATTCCATCTGCACTGGGAGATAGCGATTGATAGTCGCCATCAATTAGGTAAAACCATTCAATTTTATTCTCGTAAGATTGCCAGATTACGTACTCCAACACCCCATTACGGCGATAAACTTGCTTTTTGCTACCTGTATCGATCGCAACGCTACTCGCTGCAATTTCAACAATCAATTCGGGAGATCCTTCAATGTAACCGTCGCGGCTCAAACGGGTTTGTCCGCCTGCGTCTGGTTCAATAAACAGCACTACATCTGGCTGGGGTTCATTGTCTAAATCTAGTCTGACCGTTGGTTCAACGCTTAAGTCAACGCCAGGAGTCAATGATTGGTAAACTCCTAACCAAGTTATCACCCGACTGTGGGGTTTGCCATGTTGCTCATGTCTTAAGGGAGATGCCACGTAAACGATTCCTTCAATCAGTTCTGCTTTC
It includes:
- a CDS encoding HEAT repeat domain-containing protein encodes the protein MVADHSIDFQTYLESLSEDDTYSDWQDLYTPTDAIDRQRLEPKKSRRRLDLSLMVQTVPQQREGEAPDREKIERLNILEGLQKYAPVHVLLVGRPGSGKSTALERLLWEKAQKGKQREPNQKIPVLVELRRYKTSVLDLIRDFLTRYNLNLNTIEIENLLFTGRFLLLVDGLNELPNDEARRDLDGFRQKYHQVTPMIFTTRYLGVGGDLGIEKKLEMQPLTEAQMQHFVRAYSEVGDEMLRQLAGRLRELAETPLLLWMLCDVFKETNSIPSNLGETFRQFTKLYDGDIKRNAPVNKESRDRWLLLLRHLAFKMMCGCGKTLIEFRLNIPKQEAEEILTEFLAANKFDKPRECAFSWLNDLLNHHLIQVDSNDQIEFRHQLIQEYYAAEFLLPQLDNVSDEKLKRDYLNYLKWTEPVALMLGLVGDKRQALRVVKLALDVDLQLGARLAGEVKREYQKETVDLILELDIHKLLKVEFLGITHSEYAITFLSNSLQDKYSSVRWRATEGLGKIGNQAAVSALINALQDEYSSVCWSAAQALGKIGNAAVSALINALQHEDSAVGGSAAQALGKIGNEAAVSALINALQHEDSAVRGSAADALGEIGNEAAVSALINALQDEYSSVRGSAADALGEIGNEAAVSALINALQDEYSSVRGSAADALGEIGNEAAVSALINALQDEDSDVRGSAADALGEIGNEAAVSALINALQDEYSSVCWSAAEALGKIGNEAAVSALINALQHEDSNVRCSAADTLGQIGNEVVVSALINLLQHEDSNVRRRAAEALGKIGNEAAVSALINALQHEDSSVRGRAAEALGKIGNETAVSALINALQDEDYFARRRAADTLGEIGNEAAVSALINALQYENYFARRRAAEALGKIGNEAAVSALINALQYKDFLARWSAADALGKIAGSEVLHHIWELQLKTPSWEKSGAISKIQERCKFYNHEIRYSVLNEETNNADPLTSVLSKLDKTLITIMSETPRNDFTGATFGPIVGSVTGNIQGDNIGTQNNYPSTKDIANLETVLEQLLEKMEQDKPTVTDAQPIVAQAVESHPVLKNRQAIEQVIKNNPTLKVRLQRTVTAVGIETVKVLFAPAGIAIEAIKAWNEPS
- a CDS encoding Uma2 family endonuclease, with product MVREDSAQRHLPPLESGDRLTRPEFERRYAAAPHIKKAELIEGIVYVASPLRHEQHGKPHSRVITWLGVYQSLTPGVDLSVEPTVRLDLDNEPQPDVVLFIEPDAGGQTRLSRDGYIEGSPELIVEIAASSVAIDTGSKKQVYRRNGVLEYVIWQSYENKIEWFYLIDGDYQSLSPSADGIIRSQVFPGLWLAVEALLNNQMVRVLEVVQAGLNSPEHDAFVQQLKK